Within the Bosea sp. 685 genome, the region CCGGCGAATGGAGGGATTCGGGAGGCACCTTCCTGTCCGCTCCATCGACTGGCGAAGGGCGCGTCTTCTTCGCCGGCACGCAGGAATTGGTCGATGCAGCTGCAGAGGGGGCGGAAGACGCTTTCTGGTCTTTCGGATATTCGACCCGCGAGGAACGCGCGGCCTTTCTCGAAGCCATTGCCGAGGAGATCGACCGCCGCGGCGTGCAGATAACCGAGATCGGCGTGGAGGAAACCGGCCTGCCGGCGGCGAGGCTCAAGGGGGAGCGCGGCCGGACGATCGGGCAACTCCGGCTCTTCGCCAGCCACATCCGCGACGGAGCCTATCTCGACCGCCGTCACGACCCGGCCCTGCCGGATCGCCAGCCTTCGGCGCGCCCCGACCTACATATGCTGCAACGGCCAATCGGGCCCGTCGCAGTCTTCGGCGCCTCCAATTTCCCGCTCGCCTTTTCGACGGCCGGCGGTGACACGGCAGCCGCATTGGCGGCGGGCTGCCCAGTCGTCGTCAAAGGCCACGGTGCCCATCCAGGGACCGGTGAGATCGTCGCCCAGGCGATCTCTGCCGCGATCACCCGGCTAGGCCTCCATCCCGGCGTCTTCTCGCTAGTTCAGGGCGGCAAGCGCGATGTCGGCGAAGTACTCGTGACGCATCCGCTGATCAAGGCCGTTGGCTTCACCGGCTCGCTCGCAGGCGGTCGCGCGCTTTTCGACCTTTGCGCCAGGCGGCCCGAGCCGATCCCGTTCTTCGGTGAGCTAGGCTCGGTCAATCCGATGTTCCTGCTACCCCACGCGGTGGAAGCCCGCGGTGCGGAAATCGGAAAAGGCTGGGCCGCCTCGCTGACCATGGGCGCGGGCCAATTCTGTACCAATCCCGGTGTCGCATTCGTCATCGAGGGCCCGGCGGCGGAAGCACTGATAGCCGCAACCGTCGAAGGGCTTCGGGGCGTTGACCGGCAAGCCATGCTGACCGATGGCATCGCGGCCGCCTACCGAGACGGTGCCCGCCGTGTCGGCGCCGCGGAGGGTGTCGAGGAGATTGTGGGCTCATCCTGCGAAACACGCCATGCCGCACCCCATCTGTTCGAGACGACTGGCGAGGTCTGGCAGCGTGATCACGCAATCCGCGAAGAGGTGTTTGGGCCCCTCGGGATCGTCGTCAAGTTGCAAGACCTCGCCGAGATGGAGAGCATCGCCCGCGGCCTGGTAGGCCAGCTGACCGCGACTCTGCACCTGGACGACGGCGATGCGGCCGCAGCGCGCCGTCTGCTGCCGATCCTCGAACGGAAAGCTGGCCGCGTGCTCGCCAACGGCTTCCCGACGGGCGTCGAGGTGTCAGACGCGATAGTGCATGGCGGCCCCTATCCGGCCTCGACCAATTTCGGCGCGACATCGGTGGGAACGTTGTCGATCCGCCGGTTCTTGCGACCGGTCTGCTACCAGGGCCTGCCGAGCGACATCATGCCGGCGGACATTGCCGGCTAGCATCGACGAGTGCCTGACGAGGATAGCCGCCGCTCGCCCACGGCGCTTGACCGCGAAACCACATGGTGGAACTGAAGGGCAGGTTGCCGGTGCACGATCGCCATTCCGGCTCACATGATGGATCGTTCCATGTCAGATCCCTCAAGCGGCATCAGGGAATGGGATCCCGACAGCGCCGGCACCCGTCAGAGCGTTCCGGGAACCCAGCTCATCGGCAAGGCCTTTCGTCTCATCGACCTGATCGGTGAGGCGCCCGGCTTGGTCAGCACCGCGGAGTTGAGCGCCGCCACCGGCTGGCCGAAAGCGACGCTCTACCGCATCCTCGCAGCCCTGATTGCACAGGGCTTCATCCGTTTCGACCCCGTCGCGCAGGGATACACGCTCGGCTATCGATTTCTCGAACTTGCACAGAACGTCTGGACGGCACCCGATCTCGCCGCCATCGCGAGCACCGAGTTGCAACGCCTGCGCGACATGACCGGGGAGACCGCCTATCTCGCCGTGCTCCATGAGGGCGCCGTGCTTTCCCTCGGCAAGTTCGAGAGTCCGCACGACGTGCGTTCGGCTGCCAGGCTCGGTATGCGCAAGCCCTTGCACTGTACGAGCCAGGGAAAGGCGATCCTCGCCTTCTTGCCGGAGGAGGAGGTCGATCGTTTGCTGGCCCGGGCCCCGCTAGAGCGCTTCACTCCACAGACCATCACCGATCCCGACCACTTGAGGGTGCAACTGCGGATCGTGCGCTCCCGGGGCTATGCGATCGAGGATCAGGAGATCCTGATTGGGAACCGCTGCGTCGGCGCCCCCGTCCTCGATGCAGCTGGCCGGCCCGTCGCGGCCATCAGCGTCGCGGGCCCGATCTACAGGCTGACAAAGGAGCGCGTCGAGCAACTAGGGCCCGAAATCGCCCTGGCGGCGCGCAACATTGGCCTCGCCCTGCGCAGCATGCCGATGAAGCCTGCCTTGCCCAGGACCGCTTCACATGCCCATCCGGCGGAGGCCCAACCCGCCTTCTATGGCGCCCATCCGGTCTGGGACGCATCACATGCGCGCCTTCTCTGGGCAGATCGTCTCGCGCCCTGCCTGTACATGACGGGCGAGCCGAGAACGGCTCCTTTCCGGCTGGAACCCTTCGAGCCGATCGACGGCGTCGCGCTCGCCCCCGGCGGAGAGGCGCTGCTGGTGATGGGCGCACGACTCGTGAAGCTCGGCGAGGGCGGGCATGTCAGCGAGATCGCGGCGCCGGAGCTTGTCGGAACACAGGCCCTCGCGACGGATCCCCAGGGCGGGATATGGGCGGCTGTCCAGCACGGCGATGATACGCGCATCGCCCGGCTGAACGAAGACGGCTCGCTGCAGACGGGCTGGACGCTGCGCGGCAACGTCGGCGCGCTCGCCTGGAGCCGCGACGGGCAGCGGCTCTTCGCAGCCGATGCCCAACGCGGCACCATCCACCGCATCGAGAGGAATGCGCCGTCGCCTCGTCTCGTCACCCGGATCCTGCGCGTGTCCGGCGAACCGCGCAGCCTCGCGGTCGATGCCGAGGACAGGCTTTGGGTCGGACTCTTCGACGGCTGGAGCGTCGCGAAATTGACCGAGGAAGGAGATGTCGAAAGCCTGCTGCCGCTGCCCGTGCCGCGGCCGACAGGGCTCGCCTTCGAGGCGCGGACGGGCGGCGCGATGTATGTCACCACGGCGCGGATTGGCCTTGCCCGCGACGTTCTCGAAAATGCGCCTTTGTCCGGCCGGCTTCTGATCGCGCATCCAGGCAAGGCGGGTGCGATCGCCTTCAGCGAAGGCGTCGCCTGAGGCCGCCGCCTCTCATGCCTTGCCCGACAAGATCGACGGCGGCAGGTCCACGCCGTGGAATTTTCTGTAGATCTCGTTGAGCTTGCGGTTGGCGAGGTTCTGCCTGACCCAGCCATTGATATAGTCCGTCAGTTCCACGTCGTTCTTGCGCAAGCCGATGCCGACATCGAACTCGGCGATGGTAAATTTCTGCTCGATCTCGCGCTTTGGATTTTGCTCCGCCACGCGGCTGATGACCGCCGGTTCCTGCACGACGATGTCGACCTGACCGCTGGCGAAGGCCGTCATATTGGTGGCTTCGTCATCGAAACGGACGATCTCCATCGCCTTGATCTCGAGCTTCGAAAGCGCCATGTCGCCGGTCGTGCCACGCGTGACGCCGACCCTCTTGCCGGAGAGGTCCTTCGGCTGCCGCAGGTCAAGGCTGCGGGGCGCCGCCACATACTGGACGGCGCTAGCATAAGGCAGCGAAAACTCGACGACTTTGCGCCTTTCCGCCGTGATCGAAAAGGTCGAGATCACCACATCAGCTTTGCTCGTGACCAGGATGGGCACGCGATTGGGGCCCGTGACTTCGACGATTTCAAGCTCGACGCCGAGGTCCTTCGCCAGCAGCACGGCCGTTTCGTAATCCGAGCCCGTCGGCTTCAGCGACGTGTCCTTGTAGCCCCAAGGCGGCCTACCGTATTCAAGGGCCACCCTGATCTTGCCGGACTTCCTGATCGAGGCAGGCACATCCTGCGCGCGGGCAGACATTGTGGGCAGGATGGGGATGGCGAGCCCGGCCAACAGAAATGTGCGACGATTCATTGATCATTCCCTCCATCAACCCCTTCCCGACGGAAGCGGCGGCCAGCTTTTTTGAGATCTGGCCTTGATCAGATGGAAGCTAACCCGGGCGATGCTCGGACAATAGCGCGATTGGGTTCGCCGCCGCCCGGGACTCTCACGTTGTGAGACATGACGGAATCGTTTCGTCGTCGGCGCATCAGCCCTCATGCCGAAAGGCTTCCTCCCGCTTCTTGAGCGCCGTCGGGGCAATGACGGTCAACAGCAGCACCAAGGCAAGCCTAGCCAAGCATGGTGGAGGTTATCGGGCGGGGCACGAAGATCGCCGGGCCTCCTTGGAGATGGGCAGCGCTCGCCGCAGATCCTTCTCCACCCCGGACCGATGATGAAGCCCCGCAGCTTCGGTGGGACTAGCAGTCAAGCTCCGGGAAGACATGGCCGAGCAGGCCCAACCGCGCCATCAGATGGAGTCGAAGGTCGCGTTGCTCAAGCTGAACACGCCGATTGCGAAGAACACAATGATGGCCGGAAAATGCAGGGATAGGCACCAGGATCATGCGCGCCCAAACCCCGATCAGAGGCAGGTTCAGCACGAGCAGCATGAGATTGCCGAGCCACATGGACACGATGATGCCCCAGAAGAGTTTGGGCTGCGGTCATCACCGAGGCACCCGTCCTCAAGTTTCGGCAGGCCGAAGGTGTAACGCGCGGTGCTGGAGTTGATGTCGGCCCACACGATGCCGACCAACAAGCCGTGCACGATCGTCGCGACCGCGCGTGGCAGCGAGCCGGCGGCGAGCACTATCGATCCGACGAGGCCGAGTGCCATGAGAGAGCATATATGACCGCCCCGAACTTCAGCGCCACATCAGCCAATGGCGTCGCAAAGGCGCCGCCAAGGATCGTCGAGACCGTGCTGGCTACCATTTGCGCGATCGACACATATTTGGGCAACAAATGTCATTTTTGGCAACTTGATGTTTATTGACGACTTGATGCCTTTGGGCAACTCTGACCCCAATGCATAAAAAGGGGAAAGGGATTGCCCATGAAACAGCTTCCAATCTGCGTGGCGTTCGCCTCGATGGTCGTCACCGGCTCAGCCATCGCAGTCGCACGCCCACTCAGGAATTTGAGCATCCGTCATCTTCGATTTCTCATCGCGGGGGTCCTTGCCGTCCCAGCCTTGGCTCAGGCCCAGGCGGAGGATCTGACCGGGACCTTTCAGAAGATCAAGGAAACGGGAATCATCGCTTTAGGGATCCGGGACACCGCGGTCCCGTTCAGTTACATCGACGACAAGCAACAGGTTGTCGGCTACACGATCGACATCTGCATGAAAGTCGTGGACGCCATCAAAGCTGAGCTGAAGATGCCGGACCTGAAGGTCCAAACGAACGTGGTTACTGCGTCCAACCGGATTCCGCTGATGGCGAATGGGACAGTCGACCTGGAATGCAGCAACACCACGAACAATCCCGACCGACAGAAGCAGGTGACCTTCAGCAATAGCCACTTTCTGACGGCCAGTAAGTTCGTGTCACGCAAGGCTGACCACATCGCGAGCATCGAAGGGTTGAAGGGTAAGGCAGTGACGTCGGTGTCTGGCAGCTCCAACATGGTGCAGCTCAACCAAGTCAATGCGTCTCGGAAGCTCGGCATCACGGTGCTGCCAGCCAAGGACGGCGTTGAGGCGTTTCTGATGGTGGAGACCGGCCGCGCCGCTGCCTACGTGATGGACGACGTGTTGCTTGCTGCCGTGATCGCCGGGTCGAAGGATCCGTCGTTGTACGAGATCGTCGATGATCCGTTTTCCAAGCCCGAGCCTTACGGCATCATGCTGCGCCGTAACGACCCGGCCTTCAAAGCGGTCGTCGATCGCGCCACGGCCACGCTCTACAAAAGCCCGGAGATGAAGGCGATCTATGACAAGTGGTTCCTGTCGCCGATCCCGCCGAAGGGTATCAACTTCAACGTTCCGATCCCGCCGGTACTGAAGCATCAGTTTGAAAGCCCGACCGATAGCCCCGATCCGGCCTCGTACCCGGGCTAGATCCCAGTGCAGTACAATTGGAACTGGAACGTCTTCTGGTTACAGTCTCCAGAAGGAACCGGCACGTACCTCGGCATGCTGTTGCAAGGCTTGCTGACCACCCTGTCAACAGCGGCGCTCGCTGGAACGCTGGCGCTGCTGCTCGGTTCGGCGGTGGGTATCCTGCGCTCCCTGCCCGGCCCGACCGGGCGCGTGCTGTCAAGCTGCTGGATCGAGCTGTTCCGCAACATCCCGCTGCTGGTGCAGCTTTTTCTGCTGTACTTCGTGTTGCCGGAAGTAGTGCCCGCGGCGTGGGGCGCCTGGTTGAAGCAGTCGCCGAACGCCGCCTTTCACACCGCCGTCGTGGGCATCGGGCTTTACATGTCGGCACGTGTGGCGGTGCAGGTGAGCGCGGGGATCGCGGCGCTGCCGGCGGGGCAAAAGGCGGCCGGGATAGCTTTGGGGCTTACGTTGCCGCAAACCTATCGCTACGTGCTGTTGCCGGTCGCTTTCCGCATCATCCTGCCGACGCTGACCAGCGACATGCTCAGCACCATCAAGAGCACATCTGTGGCACTGACCATCGGCTTGGCGGAGCTGACGGCCCGGGCGCAGGCGATGCAGGAGTTTTCCTTTCAGGTCTTCGAGGCCTACACGGCGGCCACCGTCGCCTATCTCCTTGTGAACCTTGTCGCAACGCTTTCCGCACGCTGGCTGGAACGTCGGACGCGGATCCCCGGATTTAGCCGAACATGAGCGGTTTCGATTTCGACGTCATCGTCCGCAGCGCACGTTACGTGCTGTTGGAAGGTCTGCGCTTCAGCCTGTC harbors:
- a CDS encoding aldehyde dehydrogenase (NADP(+)) codes for the protein MTLRLTGRHLIAGEWRDSGGTFLSAPSTGEGRVFFAGTQELVDAAAEGAEDAFWSFGYSTREERAAFLEAIAEEIDRRGVQITEIGVEETGLPAARLKGERGRTIGQLRLFASHIRDGAYLDRRHDPALPDRQPSARPDLHMLQRPIGPVAVFGASNFPLAFSTAGGDTAAALAAGCPVVVKGHGAHPGTGEIVAQAISAAITRLGLHPGVFSLVQGGKRDVGEVLVTHPLIKAVGFTGSLAGGRALFDLCARRPEPIPFFGELGSVNPMFLLPHAVEARGAEIGKGWAASLTMGAGQFCTNPGVAFVIEGPAAEALIAATVEGLRGVDRQAMLTDGIAAAYRDGARRVGAAEGVEEIVGSSCETRHAAPHLFETTGEVWQRDHAIREEVFGPLGIVVKLQDLAEMESIARGLVGQLTATLHLDDGDAAAARRLLPILERKAGRVLANGFPTGVEVSDAIVHGGPYPASTNFGATSVGTLSIRRFLRPVCYQGLPSDIMPADIAG
- a CDS encoding IclR family transcriptional regulator C-terminal domain-containing protein, which translates into the protein MSDPSSGIREWDPDSAGTRQSVPGTQLIGKAFRLIDLIGEAPGLVSTAELSAATGWPKATLYRILAALIAQGFIRFDPVAQGYTLGYRFLELAQNVWTAPDLAAIASTELQRLRDMTGETAYLAVLHEGAVLSLGKFESPHDVRSAARLGMRKPLHCTSQGKAILAFLPEEEVDRLLARAPLERFTPQTITDPDHLRVQLRIVRSRGYAIEDQEILIGNRCVGAPVLDAAGRPVAAISVAGPIYRLTKERVEQLGPEIALAARNIGLALRSMPMKPALPRTASHAHPAEAQPAFYGAHPVWDASHARLLWADRLAPCLYMTGEPRTAPFRLEPFEPIDGVALAPGGEALLVMGARLVKLGEGGHVSEIAAPELVGTQALATDPQGGIWAAVQHGDDTRIARLNEDGSLQTGWTLRGNVGALAWSRDGQRLFAADAQRGTIHRIERNAPSPRLVTRILRVSGEPRSLAVDAEDRLWVGLFDGWSVAKLTEEGDVESLLPLPVPRPTGLAFEARTGGAMYVTTARIGLARDVLENAPLSGRLLIAHPGKAGAIAFSEGVA
- a CDS encoding transporter substrate-binding domain-containing protein, with amino-acid sequence MAGLAIPILPTMSARAQDVPASIRKSGKIRVALEYGRPPWGYKDTSLKPTGSDYETAVLLAKDLGVELEIVEVTGPNRVPILVTSKADVVISTFSITAERRKVVEFSLPYASAVQYVAAPRSLDLRQPKDLSGKRVGVTRGTTGDMALSKLEIKAMEIVRFDDEATNMTAFASGQVDIVVQEPAVISRVAEQNPKREIEQKFTIAEFDVGIGLRKNDVELTDYINGWVRQNLANRKLNEIYRKFHGVDLPPSILSGKA
- a CDS encoding tripartite tricarboxylate transporter permease, with the protein product MALGLVGSIVLAAGSLPRAVATIVHGLLVGIVWADINSSTARYTFGLPKLEDGCLGDDRSPNSSGASSCPCGSAISCCSC
- a CDS encoding amino acid ABC transporter substrate-binding protein, translated to MRHLRFLIAGVLAVPALAQAQAEDLTGTFQKIKETGIIALGIRDTAVPFSYIDDKQQVVGYTIDICMKVVDAIKAELKMPDLKVQTNVVTASNRIPLMANGTVDLECSNTTNNPDRQKQVTFSNSHFLTASKFVSRKADHIASIEGLKGKAVTSVSGSSNMVQLNQVNASRKLGITVLPAKDGVEAFLMVETGRAAAYVMDDVLLAAVIAGSKDPSLYEIVDDPFSKPEPYGIMLRRNDPAFKAVVDRATATLYKSPEMKAIYDKWFLSPIPPKGINFNVPIPPVLKHQFESPTDSPDPASYPG
- a CDS encoding amino acid ABC transporter permease; the protein is MQYNWNWNVFWLQSPEGTGTYLGMLLQGLLTTLSTAALAGTLALLLGSAVGILRSLPGPTGRVLSSCWIELFRNIPLLVQLFLLYFVLPEVVPAAWGAWLKQSPNAAFHTAVVGIGLYMSARVAVQVSAGIAALPAGQKAAGIALGLTLPQTYRYVLLPVAFRIILPTLTSDMLSTIKSTSVALTIGLAELTARAQAMQEFSFQVFEAYTAATVAYLLVNLVATLSARWLERRTRIPGFSRT